In the genome of Deltaproteobacteria bacterium, the window CGTTAAAAGAAGCACCCTTTCTGATGCCAATAGCAAAAGGGACTATAAGATATTTGAGGGGTTGTTTTATCATCTTCTGTCTCGTTGTCGTGATTTAACTCCAAGGCACAGGTTTCGTTTTAAAAACCCTTTATACACCATTGATGCCACTACTATAGATTTATGCCTAACGGCATTCCCTTGGGCAAAGTTCAGAAAGACCAAAGGGGCTATAAAGATGCACTGCCTGTATGAACATGCAGGGGCATTGCCGTCCTTTCTTGTCATAACCGATGGAAAGACATCCGATGTCCGTGTGGTAAAAGAAAACTCTTTTCCCCTCTTGTCGGACAGCATCGTTTCCATAGACAGGGCATATATAGACTATAACTATTTAAATTCATTGAACAATAATAGGGTCTGGTTTGTAACCCGCGCCAAATCCAATATAGATTATACGGTTGTCGGACAGCATTCAGTTACAGCAAAAGGTATTGTCTCTGATTCTATCATTCGTCTAAATGGAGTCAAAACCAGAGAACTTTATGCAAAGGAACTAAGACTTATAGAATACTACGACTCTGAAACCAAAAAGACCCTTGTCTTTTTAACCAATAACTTTAATCTCTCTGCTGCCACTATTGCACAGATTTATAAATCCCGCTGGCAGATTGAACTGTTTTTTAAATGGATAAAGCAGAATCTCAAGATAAAATCCTTTCTTGGAACCTCTAAAAACGCTGTGATGACGCAAATCTGGATTGCTATGAGCTATTATCTCCTTCTTACCTATATCAAGTATCAGACCAAATATGCCCATTCGCTTTTAAACTTGAGCCGTGTTATCCGTGAAACGCTCTTTGACAGAAAAAACCTGATAGATATATTGACCCTTAAACTGGAACGACTGCGAATCTTTCATGATGAACCATTGCAACAAACATTATTTTAATCGGACAGTGTGAAGATTTATTAAAACTATTGTCTGTATTGCTTGCATTGCGGCATACTTATAAAGATGAAAAAGGTATTGAGCACGACACTATTGTTTCTCCCGTTGAATTAGAAAAAGGTTCAAATGATTTTTTTATCAGCAAAGCAGGAAATGACTTGCCAGCAAATGCAGATGCAAATGGCGCTTACAATATCGCACGGAAAGGATTGTGGCTTTTGAAAAAACTAGATGAAGTAGATGATGAAAAAAATGCCATCAAGAAATTTAATGAACTTAAATACGCTAAGGAAGTAACGAAGAAAAATAAAGGCAAGGATGAAGAAAGTGTAGAAGGTAAAAAGCCAAAGAAAGTAAGCCAATGGATACCCAACAAGGAATGGCTCAAGTTTGCGCAAGAACGGAACAATAAAAAATGAAAAATGGAAACTTATATTCCCATATCGTTTCTCAATGATTTTATTTTTTGCCCGCGCTCCATCTACTTTCATCAGTTGTATGGCAATTTCAACACGCAGATATATCAGCAAAAGCCGCAAATAGCAGGCAAGGCGGCGCATTCCTCTATTGACGAAAAGGCATATTCCACACGGAAAAACATTTTACAGGGAATAGAAATTTATTGCGAACAGTATAAGATTTGCGGCAAGGTGGATTTATTTGATACGGACAGCGGAAAACTCACGGAAAGGAAGCGGCAAATCAAAACCATTTATGACGGCTATGTTTTTCAGGTGTATGCGCAGTATCATGCCCTTATAGAGATGGGTTATGCGGTAAATAGTATTGCGCTTTATGACATTACGCACAATAAAAATCACCCGATACCTCTGCCGCATGAAAATCCTGATATGCAGCTAAAATTTGAAAAACTGATTGAGCAAATCAACAGTTTTGATATGAATGCCCCGGGCTTTATTCCTGTTGAAGCAAAATGCCGCAACTGCATCTATTCAAACCTTTGCGATTATGCTTATACTTGATTTGCCGGAATTTCTACTATTGTAGATTAGCCTATGTTAAGTTTGCCTGATTTCAGAGAAAAAAATATCGTGATATGCTTTGCCGCGGAAGGGCAAAAAGTATCATTCAAAAACGATAATCTCATTATCAAGGACGAGGAAGAAAATACAGTGCTGCAAACCACCTGCCACAAAATATTTTCGTTGTGGATAGCGGGGAACATAACCATTACATCGGGCATTTTGGAAAGGAGCAAAAAGTTCGGTTTTTCTATTTATATGCTGTCGCACAATTGCAGACCTTACGGATTATGGAGCAGCGCAACGGAAGGCAATTTTTTATTG includes:
- a CDS encoding IS4 family transposase encodes the protein MHKLGTIFSELLKLYPRYQFEKAVERYHGDRYMKTFSTWQQFITILYSQIKQKDSLRDIEAGLTTQFAKWYHIGLQSVKRSTLSDANSKRDYKIFEGLFYHLLSRCRDLTPRHRFRFKNPLYTIDATTIDLCLTAFPWAKFRKTKGAIKMHCLYEHAGALPSFLVITDGKTSDVRVVKENSFPLLSDSIVSIDRAYIDYNYLNSLNNNRVWFVTRAKSNIDYTVVGQHSVTAKGIVSDSIIRLNGVKTRELYAKELRLIEYYDSETKKTLVFLTNNFNLSAATIAQIYKSRWQIELFFKWIKQNLKIKSFLGTSKNAVMTQIWIAMSYYLLLTYIKYQTKYAHSLLNLSRVIRETLFDRKNLIDILTLKLERLRIFHDEPLQQTLF
- the cas4 gene encoding type V CRISPR-associated protein Cas4 codes for the protein METYIPISFLNDFIFCPRSIYFHQLYGNFNTQIYQQKPQIAGKAAHSSIDEKAYSTRKNILQGIEIYCEQYKICGKVDLFDTDSGKLTERKRQIKTIYDGYVFQVYAQYHALIEMGYAVNSIALYDITHNKNHPIPLPHENPDMQLKFEKLIEQINSFDMNAPGFIPVEAKCRNCIYSNLCDYAYT